From a single Nicotiana tabacum cultivar K326 chromosome 8, ASM71507v2, whole genome shotgun sequence genomic region:
- the LOC107779019 gene encoding U-box domain-containing protein 33, whose product MSGEIEEIEEDTISNRDAAEINDIYVAVGKNDLHVLQWALDYAICPEFRICLVHIFPSINYIPIPVGKLKRSQLSQEQVQIYMNEENNKRKNLLEKYIRLCNDAKVPVDTMVVESNSTAKALLELIPIVNITSLVIGSKQALSTSRVRKGQGKGEYVKKNAPEFCEVKVGNSEGKGKNNGQVQQLKETCNPPPIARHSERNFLECICFSGKFY is encoded by the exons ATGTCTGGGGAAATCGAAGAGATTGAAGAAGATACAATAAGCAACAGAGATGCAGCTGAAATTAATGATATTTATGTAGCTGTTGGCAAAAATGACTTGCATGTTCTTCAGTGGGCACTAGATTATGCCATTTGCCCAGAATTTCGCATCTGCCTTGTGCACATTTTTCCTTCCATTAACTACATCCCGATTCCAG TTGGGAAGTTAAAAAGAAGCCAATTGAGCCAAGAGCAGGTGCAAATCTACATGAATGAAGAAAATAACAAGAGGAAGAATCTCTTGGAGAAATACATCCGCCTATGCAATGATGCCAAA GTACCAGTTGATACTATGGTTGTGGAGAGCAATTCAACAGCTAAAGCATTACTTGAGTTAATTCCTATTGTCAACATTACCAGTCTAGTCATTGGATCTAAACAAGCTCTTTCCACAAG CCGAGTGAGGAAGGGACAAGGTAAAGGAGAATACGTTAAAAAGAATGCGCCTGAATTCTGTGAGGTTAAAGTAGGTAATTCTGAAGGGAAAGGGAAGAATAATGGCCAAGTGCAGCAGCTAAAAGAAACTTGTAATCCTCCCCCCATTGCAAGACATTCTGAAAGGAATTTCCTTGAATGCATATGCTTCTCGGGGAAGTTCTATTGA